The Polyangium mundeleinium genome contains the following window.
AGGCCGGCGCGGCGATCGGCGAAGAGGCGACGTTCGAGCGAGTGCGGGAGCGTTTGCTCCTGGCGCTCGCTTCGGCCGCGCAGGACATGGGGATCGCACACGCGCGTGGCGTGGCCGAGTTTTTCCTGTTCACCGTGCTCGGCGTGGCGATCTCCGCCGAGCGGGCCGTTGTGTTCGGCGCCGGGGACGGGATCTTCGCCGTGGGGGACGAGGTCGTGCGGCTCGGGCCTTTCCCTGGCAATGCGCCGCCGTACCTCGGGTATGGACTCTCGGGGGCGGGGCCGCGGGTCTCGATTCATCGCGTCTTGCCCGCGTCGGCGCTCACCTCGGTGCTCGTCGGCACGGACGGCGCGGCCGATTACGATACGCTCGCAGGCGCGTTGATCCCCGGGGCGCACGGGGAGCGTGTGCCGCCGCTCCGGGCCTTCTGGTCGGAGGATCGGTACTTTCGGAACGCTGATGCGGTGCGGCGATCCCTCGCGCTCGTCAATCGGGACGTGACGCGGCCGCTTTGGGACGAGCGGCGGCTCCACAAGGAGCCGGGGCTGCTCGAAGACGATACGACGTTGCTCGTCGTGCGCCGCAAAAAGACGAGCGCGCCGGACTAGCAGAGGGGTTCTGATGAAATGGCCGTTCGGGCTCGCCGCGAGGCGAGGACGGGAGACGTGTGCCATGGAAGTATACATCGACGACAAACGCCTTCGCGTGCGCCCACAGGCCTCGATCGGCAAGGGCGGCGAGGCGGACGTCTTCGACCTCGGCGGCGGCGTCGCGCTGAAGCTCTGGAAGGGGCCGGACCATCCGGACGTCGCCGGGGTCTCGGTCGAGGCGCGCGCGGCGGCGGACAGGCTCGCGCTCGTGCAGGAGAAGATGCCGTTTTTTCCGGCGGGATTGCCGGCGCGGGTCGCCTCGCCGCTTGCGCTCGCGAAGGACCGGAAGGGCAGCACGATCCTCGGGTACACGATGTGCTTGATCGCGGGCGCTGAGCCGCTCATGTGCCTCGGCGAGCCGGCGCGGCGCCGGGCGCTCGGGGGGGATGCCGCGGTGCGGATTCTGCGTGACCTCCGGGCGACCGTGGCGGCCCTGCATCACGCCGGCGTGGTGATCGGCGATTTCAACGATCTGAATGTGCTCGCGCGGGACGGCGAGGCGCACATCGTGGACGCGGACAGCTTTCAATTCGGCCGGTTTCCGTGCCCCGTGTACACCGAGCGATTCGTGGATCCGCTGCTCTGCGAGACGAGCGAGCCGCGACCGCGGCCCGTGCGGCCGTTCACGGCTGCATCCGACTGGTATGCGTTCGCCGTGATGGTGATGGGCACGCTGCTTTGCGTGGGGCCTTATGGCGGCGTGTATCGGCCGCGGGATCCGGCGAAACGTGTCCCCGAGGCGGCGCGGCCGCTCCGGCGGATCACGGTGTTCGACCCGGAGGTGCGTTATCCGAAGCCGGCGATCCCGTTCGGCGTTTTGCCGGACGATCTTTTGCATGCGCTCGCCTCGATCTTCGAGCGCGACGCGCGGGCGCCGTTTCCGCTCGCGCTGCTCGAAAACCTGCGTTTCACGGCGTGCGTGTCGTGTGGGGCCGAGCATGCACGGGTGCGTTGTCCGGTCTGTGATCACGGCGCGGCGCGCGAGGTGATCGTCGTGCGGGGGCACGTGAAGGCATCGCGCAAATTCGCCACGTCTGGCACGATGGTCGCGGCGTCGCTCGTGGGGGACGCGCCGGCGTACGTGGTGCACGAGGGGGGCGTATACAAGCGGGAGGACGGCGCCGAGCTTTTGCGGGGGCCGCTCGACGGGGCCTTGCGGTTCTGGATCCAGGGGAAAACCACGTTCATCGGGCGGCGCGGGCGGGTCGTGGCGTTCGAGGCCGGGCAAACCGAGCAGGCGATTGCGGTGGATGCCCTGGGGCAGGAACCCGCATTCGTGGTGAATGATCGATATCGATGGTTCGTCCATGGAGGGCGCCTGTTCCGGCGCGCCGCGCGGCCTACCGGTTCGCCCCTCGCGGGCCTCGCGGAAGGCGCGGCGGAGCCCTGGGGCGAGGTGCTGGCCGGACAGACCCGCATCTGGGCCGGCGAGCGGCTCGGGTTCGGCTTTTACCGGGCGGGCGCGGTGTCGGTCGTGTTCACGTGGGATCCCGAGCGCCGCGGGATTCGCGATTCGGTGAAACTGCCCTGGCCGAGCGGGCAGATCGTGGCGGCGGACGCCGCGATCGATAAAGACAGGGTTTGG
Protein-coding sequences here:
- a CDS encoding protein phosphatase 2C domain-containing protein gives rise to the protein MRVDERFEVAAGSVTGRSHVLAGKPNQDAFAFRSAECGIVGVVCDGCGSGAHNEIGAAIGARILASQVLREMEAGAAIGEEATFERVRERLLLALASAAQDMGIAHARGVAEFFLFTVLGVAISAERAVVFGAGDGIFAVGDEVVRLGPFPGNAPPYLGYGLSGAGPRVSIHRVLPASALTSVLVGTDGAADYDTLAGALIPGAHGERVPPLRAFWSEDRYFRNADAVRRSLALVNRDVTRPLWDERRLHKEPGLLEDDTTLLVVRRKKTSAPD